The nucleotide sequence CCCCGAGTCCCCGCTTAATTGACATTATCCCAGGGTGGTACATCCACGTGCCGCTGACAAGCGCGGGACGAAGGATCGAGCGCGATCAGCGCGGGTGGAGCAACGCGCCACCGAGCCAACCGAGAGAGCTCAGCCAGGCGATCGAAATGAGGGACCTCGCCAGGATTATTCATCAAGCTCATTTCGACGAGCCACGCAGACCGCAGCGAAGAGCTTGCACCTCCGCACCGCAGGACCGAGGGCTGTCCGTACGCTGCAGGTCCGAGGAGCACCGTACGAGCTCTGCAGCAGGGGATCGGATGGCTCGCTGACGCAAACGTTGCGTTGCGGCGCCGGTCGAAGCGGGTAGCGTGAACGGGCTGGTGGGCGCGGGCCGGCGGAGGAGGCTGCGTGGGTCGAATTTCTCGTTCGTCGGGCTCTCGAACAGCGCTGGTCGCGAGCCTCGCTATCGCAAGCGGCGCGGTGGCTGCGTGCAGCTCCACGCCGGCGGCCGCGCCGGCGGCCACGGACGCGGCGCCGCCCGTCTCCGCGAGGGTGGACGCGTCTCCGCCGCCGGTGGTCGACGCGTCCGTGCCCGACTCCGCCGTCCCGTGCGGGAAGAACCTGCCGAAGAAGTGCGGCGTCGGTGAGGCGTGCGTCGAGCCCACCGACTGCGAGTCTCTCAACTGCACCGGCGGCGCGTGCGTCGCGAGCTCGTGCACGAACAAGGTGCAAGACGGCAAGGAGACCGGCGTCGACTGCGGAGGCACCTGCCCCACGCGGTGCGACGGCGAGCCCTGCACCAAGAACGAAGAGTGCCAGAGCACCACCTGCGCGCCCGACAGGACCTGCGCCCCGCCTGGCACCAAGACGTGCGGCGTGGGGCTCCCGAACCCGTGCGAGAACGGCGAGGTCTGCCTGCAGGACCTCGACTGCCGCACGGACTACTGCCGAGCGCTCGCGTGCACCGCGCCCCCGGCGGGCGTTCACCAAGACGGGCGCCGCAACGGCGGCGAGACGGGGATCGACTGCGGGGGTAGCGCAGCCCCTGCCCGGCTCTGCGGGGCGGGGCAGAAGTGCAAGGTCAGCGACGACTGCGTGTCGACGTGCACGGGCAGCGTGTGCGACGCGCCCAGCGCGACCGACGGCAAGAAGAACAACGGCGAGACCGACGTCGACTGCGGCGGACCGAACGCCCCGCGCTGCGTGCTCACCCGCGCCTGCGCGACCGACAACGACTGCCAGCTCCGAGCGTGCGCCGCGAACGTGTGCGTGACGCCCACCTCAGACGACAACGTGAAGAACGGCCTCGAGTCGGACATCGACTGCGGCGGCGGCGCGGTGACGGAGGGCGCCGTGAGCTATCAGGCGCCCGCATGCAGGGACGACAAGCGCTGCACGGCCGCCACCGACTGCCTCTCCGAGGCGTGCTCGCCGACCGGCCGTTGCGTCGCCAAATCGTGCTCCACGGCCGAGACCGCGGGCATCGGGACCTGCGGCACGAAGGAGGTCGGCGAGGCCGGGGCCGCGCACGAGTCGTGCTGCCGGTCGCTCACGCTGCCCACGCGGACCACGAAGCGCCTCGACAAGTACGAGATCACCGCCGGGCGCATGCGCACCTTCGTCACCGCCGTCGGCCCGAACGTGCGCGCGTGGGTGGCCGCCTACGTGGCGGCGAACCCGGGCTCGCAGCTCGACGGGCTCCTCTCGCTCGCGCCGGTGGTGGGGAATCTGTACCCGTCGACGCGCTCGGGTCCACTCAACATCGTGGCCCACCTCGGCGCGATCGACATCGACAACTACGACGGCATTCGCGGCTGCTCGAACTGGTACGACGTCGCGAACCCAGCGTCAGGCAACTTCGGCGCGGGGACCTACTGGCAGCCGGACGCCGACCTCGCCCAATACGGGATCCCACCGCGCACGATCCCGCGGACCACGCTCGACGCGAAGCCCCTCACCTGCGTGACCCCGCTGATGCTCGCGGCGTTCTGCGCGTGGGACGGCGGCGAGCTCGCCCGCCACGCCGACTACATGGACGCGTGGGGCGCCTACAATCAGCCCATGGGGCCCACCGATCCCGGGAGGCCGGCCTACAACTGGTGCAACGGCCGCCCCGGCAACGGCGGCTGGTCGTGCCAGGACACCGCGCTCGGCAACGGCGGCATCTTCTACGAGTTCCCCAGAAACCAGGTGGAGAGCCGCGACCTCAGCATTTGGATCGCGGCGCCGGGCCGGTTCACCACGGACGCGACCTACCTCAAGTCGGGTGGCGAGTCTTGGTACGATCTCATGGCGAACCTCGGCGAGTACACCGGCGATTTCTCTGCCCCCACGTCGAACTTCTGCGACTTCTCCACCGCTCCCGCGCCCGGAGCCACCACGTGCACGCGCTCGAACAAGCCCGTGGGTGCCATCGGAACGCGCTACACGGGTATCCCGCTCGCCGGCATCGTCGGGCGCTCCTGGGAGGGGCACAACTACGGTCGCGGCAACACTGCCAACTTCCAGGTGATGTTCCAATATGGCAAGTTCGGCGGACGGTGCGCGCGCCCCGCGCAGTAGGCGCAGTAGGCCGCTCGCGAGCGGAGGAGCGGAGCCCGACTCGCGCACCCGCTCGCCGCGCTGGCGGCGCGCGTAGATGGCAGTCGCAGACTGAGCACGAGGCGGCGCGCGGAGCCCCCCGTGGGCTCCTCGCCGTAGCGCAGGCCCCGGCGTGGCCCTGACTACGGCGCGTCGCTGGGCCCCTCGCGTCGCGCTGGGTCTCGCGGCGGCGGTTGGCGCTTACGCCTTTGGCGTCGAGCCACGCTGGGTCGAGGTCACACGTCCACGCCGGACCTGGTCCGGAGGGCCCCCCGCGGCGGCAGCGAGCCCGCTCCGCGTCATGCACCTGAGCGATCTCCACGGGACGTCCCCGGGCCACGTGGAGGAGCGTGTGATGCAGCTCGTGGAGTCTGAGCGCCCCGACCTCATCGTGCTCACGGGGGACACCTGCGACCAAGGCACCTTCGCGGCCTACGCGCCGTTCCTCGCGCGCCTCCACGCGCCGCTCGGCGTCTTCGCCGTGCAGGGCAACTGGGAGCACTGGCGCCCCGCGGTGGACGAGATCGAGGCCTATCGCGCGGCCAACATCACGCTGCTCGTCAACGAGGCGAGGAAGGTCCGCGACGATGTCTGGGTGATCGGCTTCGACGACCTGACCGGCGGCTCACCCGACGCGGAGAGGGCGCTCCGCGACGTACCTCGCGACGCGAACGGCGTGAGGACCATCGCCCTCATGCACTCTCCGCAGTTCTTCGACGCCATCGCGGGACGCGTGACGATCGCGTTCGCTGGGCACACGCATGGCGGGCAGGTGTGCGCGCCGGTCGTCGGGCCGCTCTGGCTGCCACCCGGCTGCGGTCGCTACGTGGCGGGTCCGTACGAGGCCCGCGGCTCGTGGATGTATGTCAGCCGAGGCCTCGGGACGTCGATCCTTCCGGTTCGCTTCCTCGCCCGACCCGAGATCGCGATCGTCACGCTGGACGACGGGACCCCGTGAGCCGCGCGGGGTCGCCCCGGCGAACGCGACGACGCTACCGAGGGCACCGCTCGATGGACACGCTCATGTGCACGTCCACCTTGGGCTTGTCGTTGCTGCGGCGCTCGACCGCGGCGATGGCCTTCGCGGTCTCGACCGAACAGGTACCAAAGACGTTGTAGTCGGCCTTCGGCCCCCTGCCGACGACCACGTAGAACTGGCTGCCGCTTGGTAGGAACTCGTCCGGCGCGGGGTTCGACGCCGCCATCGAGAGCGCACCAAGGGTTTGTGGCGCGTGGTTCTCGTTCGGGAGCGAGTAGCCGGGGCCGCCCGTGCCGGTGCCCCGCGGATCGCCGCCTTGGATGACGAAGTCGGGAATGACGCGGTGCCAGATCAGTCCCTCGTAGAACCTGCCCACGGTCCACTGCCCGTTCTTCAGGAAAGGGCGCGTGCCTCGGGCGAGGCCCACGAAGTTCGCCACCGAGATGGGCGCGGCCGCCTCGTCCAGACGGCACACGAGCTCGCCGAGCTCGGTGGTGATGCGCGCGGTGAGCACGCCGCTGGCGTTCTCCGGGAAGCCCGCCATGGCCTGGGCGAGCGTGAAGGACGCGGCGTCGCCGAGCGGGTCCCCGCCGTCGGGGCCCGCCTCGAGCGGCGCGCCTCCGTCGACCGCGCCGCGATCGACCACGCACCCGGTGTCGGGCCGCGCGTCAGTGGCGGCGTCGGCCCCCGGAGTCGCGTCGGGAGGCGGCGCCGTGTCGGCCGCGACGGCGTCGACGCCCGCGTCCACCGCGCCCGGTGCAGGATCGCTGGAGCACGCCAGGAAGGCGCCGGCGCCGGCGGCGATCGCACCGGTGAACCAGAGCACGAGGCGGAGGCGACCGCGTGGAGCGAGACGACCCGGGAGACGATGTGCGCGGCGAGACATCCGCTCACGCTACCACGCGGGGATTGCGTCGCGCGCCCGCGCCACCGCCCCACCTTCAGAAGTGCGTCATCGTGACGCCCACGCCCATCCCCGAGCCCACCGACACAGGCTCGACCTTCCACGACGCGCGGCCCGGGGAGACGACCACCTGCTGCGGGAAGAGGGCACCCGCGACGGCCAGCGCGACGCCGCCGACCTGCACCATCCCGTCGAAGGCCGCGAGCGCCGCGCCACCGGAGGTGGGCGCCTTCGCGGAGGTGATGAACGGACCGACGATGGGCACGTAGAGCCAGTCGCTCCCCGAGCGACAGTCCTGCTGGGCGCCGCAGGTGCTCCCCGCGTACGCGAGCGAGAACAGGTACGCGGAGCCCGTCACGACGACTCCTGCGATGACCATGCCGCGGCGCGCGCGCTCCTCGAGGCGGGAGTCACGGGGGATGCGGCCACCCTCGTAGGCGACGACCCTTGGCGGCGTGTACTGGCCGTCGTAGCCCCCCTCCTCCGGAGCGACGGTTGCGGGCGCGGCGACGTGGACGGGCGCGGCGGGCGTGCCAACGGGCGCGGCCGCGGCGGCCGGGACGGACACGGTCGGAAGCGGCGCGAGCGGCGCGGGCGGCGCGGGCGGCGCGGGCGGCGCGGGCGGCGCGAGCGATGGGAGCGCGGGGGCCACGGTGGGCGCAGGGGTGGCGGCGGGCTCGTCCGCGCGAGCCTGCGACGAGGCGAAGGTTGCCAGAGAGGCGACGGTGAGAGCGACGGCGAGGCACGAGCGGCGGCGGGTGGTCATGGCGTGGACTCCTTCTTTCGAGGGGCCCTATGGCAACCCTCGTGCCACGCGCGACGCGCGGCACTCTCGGCCCGCGACGCGCGGCGAGCGTGCAGGCCGGTGCACACGCGTGCACCCGCCGGCGCATTCGCTCACCGCTGGCGGGCCGACCCTCCAGCTCGGGCTCGGGCAGGCGAGCCCCGTCACCTGCAGGCCTCCGCCTTGCGCGGCGAGCGATCGGCGCGGCGCGCGCCGCGTGGCATGTCTCCTGCTGAGGCACGCGCATGAGATCCCTCCTGCTCGTGTCCATCGCGCTGCTCTTCGCCGCGCCC is from Myxococcales bacterium and encodes:
- a CDS encoding peptidylprolyl isomerase — encoded protein: MAGFPENASGVLTARITTELGELVCRLDEAAAPISVANFVGLARGTRPFLKNGQWTVGRFYEGLIWHRVIPDFVIQGGDPRGTGTGGPGYSLPNENHAPQTLGALSMAASNPAPDEFLPSGSQFYVVVGRGPKADYNVFGTCSVETAKAIAAVERRSNDKPKVDVHMSVSIERCPR
- a CDS encoding metallophosphoesterase, whose protein sequence is MHLSDLHGTSPGHVEERVMQLVESERPDLIVLTGDTCDQGTFAAYAPFLARLHAPLGVFAVQGNWEHWRPAVDEIEAYRAANITLLVNEARKVRDDVWVIGFDDLTGGSPDAERALRDVPRDANGVRTIALMHSPQFFDAIAGRVTIAFAGHTHGGQVCAPVVGPLWLPPGCGRYVAGPYEARGSWMYVSRGLGTSILPVRFLARPEIAIVTLDDGTP